In the genome of Impatiens glandulifera chromosome 6, dImpGla2.1, whole genome shotgun sequence, the window GTGCCAACTCTAGTCGGAggtatactttttatttatttattaaagttctTCGTGTTCTTGTTCTCAATTGGTCATATTTCTTGGTATGATATTGCAGTGCTATCAAATGAATATTTCCCACAATTCACTTCGAGGATAATTACTATTACGCCTCTTATTGGAGTTATCTTAACTACCCTTTTGTGTGCAAGTCCTGTAAGTagaataaattaactttttttttgctAGATATGATCGTTTATGACTAAGAATTTGATGGGGTTGTTTTAGATTGGACAAGTTTCCGAAGTTTTGAAAACCCAAGGGCTACAATTACTGCTTCCTGTGGCTATCTTACATGGTGCTGCATTTGCTATTGGTTATTGGCTTTCGAAAATATCCTTTGGTGAATCAACTTCTCGTACAATCTCCATAGAGTGTGGGATGCAggttctttatttatatattcttaacaCAAATTGATTAGATTAGGTTTTGATTGAATTTCTTTGCAGAGCTCTGCTCTTGGGTTTTTACTTGCACAGAAACATTTTACCAATCCTCTTGTAGCTGTGCCTTCAGCTGTAAGCGTTGTTTGCATGGCGGTAATGTCTTTCTTCTTGTTTTcagaaattttcattttttgaaaaaattcgGAATGAAGAACCGTAGTTGTTATTGTCACAGCTGGGTGGAAGTGGTCTTGCTGTTTATTGGAGGAACAAACCGATTTCAGTTGATGACAAAGATGACTTCAAGGAATGATTATGAAAAATTACTAACATCTTTGAGTTGAGAATTCAGGTATTAAAAAGAAAGGAATagattaataatgttattttgtaataattaaagtttGGATTAAGTAGGTTTATATTAATACAATCAGTGTATATACAAAATTGTGCTCAGATTTAAAACCAAACACAATAACTAGAAATTAatctaacttttattaataaaactagGTAGGTTCTATGGTTGCATGTTTGTAGATACAAACTAtgtaaaccaaaaataatttcattcccTGCACACCCTCCAAGCCTCCCTTCATGGATCAACAGAATGATTTGgttgtgtacctacaccacacaagtatagtgagtctaaagacccaACAAACATATTTTGAAGAGTATATAAAAAGTCAAGTAAAAGCTGACTGATATTGAGGTGTTGCCTTTGTAAAACTGTTTATAAAATGGTTAGAACAGAAACATCCTTGAGCACATACTGGCCCTTTACGtttcagagctgatcctgaaaGTTAGGAATCCTGTTGAGCACATAGTTGGAAGGGCACTCTTCAGAGTCTATCCCTAAAGTCCACAACCTGAATAGACACTTGTCTGTGTGGGTAGGATCTTCTAGAGCTCGTCCCAGAAGTCCAGTCCCAATAGAACCCCAGCACATATTTTGGCTTCAGACTACCAGAGCTCAACCTGGCTAGCCTTCTGCCCAGATCCATCCAGTTCATAACTCATTGTCCACAAAAACGTATTATACTTTTGGAAAAACAGAACTTACATTTGAAACAGATCATGCCTTTGAAAACAGTATATACTTTGCAAATGCAgattatataaacaagtgtgggtttctaaagatgAGTTGAGAAAAGAACTTGCCTTATAAGATGACCTTGCTGCTATGTTATGATCCTGCTCAAGGTGCTATGGTCTTGTTTCTAAAAGTGTGCCTCTGGTTTTCTTAGTAGAGAGATGgtggaaaaaaatataatgaaggAAGGGGTGTCCTATATATAGTACTAAAAGAAaactggtcacctgcttgtcaccTGTTGGgtttactaatataataataaaaaaggctGGTCACTTGCTTGTTTTAGTCATGGGCTAACAAAAGATgactggtcacctgcttgtcatagGTATGGGCTAATAAAAATGGCTGGTCATCTGCTTGTCATAGGCATGGACTAATAAAAATGGCTTGTCATCacttaagtataataatataataatacaaaggctggtcacctgcttgtcatagGCATGGGTTAATAAAAATGGCTGGTCATCTACTTGTCATAGGCATGGGCTAATAAAAATGGCTGGTCATCTGCTTGTCATAGGCATGGGCTAATAAAAATGGCTTGTCATCacttaagtataataatataataatacaaaggttggtcacctgcttgtcatagGCATGGGTTAATAAAAATGGCTGGTCATCTACTTGTCATAGGCATGAGTTAATAAAAATGGCTTGTCATCacttaagtataataatataataataaaaaggcCTCGTCACCTGCTTGTCACCTGCTTGCCATAAACAAAAAGGGCTGGAAAATATAAACAGTCGGACTCCCCGGTCGGACCCCCTCGGTCGCGACATAGATTTTCCTTCGGTCGGACCCTCTCGGTCGTGACATAGATATAACCTCGGCCCTGACCCCGATTTGACCTGGGCCTTTGGTTTTTGCCAAGACCGAAGTTTTACTCGgtctaaaatgaaattttgggtGTGACAACTCGATCCTACTTAAAAGAATTTCGACCCCGAAATTAAAACATACCGAATAAATCGGGATACTTCTGTTGCATATCTTCTTCTACTTCCCAAGTGGCTTCATCAACAGAATGGTTGCTCCAGAGTACCTTCACCATGTTGATTTCTTTATTCCTTAGCCTTCGGATCTGCCTTGCAATTATTTCTGTTGGGACCTCTTCATAGGTCAAGTTTGGTGTCCATTGCATCACATCATGATGGATGATATGGGTCGGATTTGGAATGTATTTCCTTATATtggaaacatgaaaaacgtTGTGGACTGTATCAAGGGTTGGGGGCAGGGCAAGTCTGTAAGCCACATCACCTATTTCCTCCAGAATTTCAAAGGGGCCGATGTACCTTGGGTTTAACTTGCCCTTTTTCCCGAACCTGATGATACCTTTGCAAGGAGAGACCTTTAAGAAAACATGGTCGCCCCTACTGAAACTTATATCCCGGCGCTTCTTGTCAGCATAACTCTTCTGCCTACTTTGAGCTGCAAGTAGCCGCTCTCGGATCTTGCCCACCATGGCCACAGTGTTGGATACGATTTCTGGCCCAATCATAACCCTCTCGCCTACCTCGTCCCAATGTAGTGGTGTCCTGCACTTCTTCCCATATAAAGCTTCAAATGGCGCCATCCCAATGGAAGATTGGAAACTGTTGTTGTAAGCAAACTCAATCAAAGGCAGCCTGGGTTCCCAATTACCTCCATAGTCAATAAGACAGGCCCGCAGCAAGTCTTCCAGTGTCTGGATCACACGCTCAGATTGGCCGTCAGTTTGAGGATGAAAAGCTGTGCTGAAGGATAGTTTTGTTCCAAGACCCTTGTGAAGACTCTTCCAGAAATGAGAAGTGAAACGTGGGTCTCGGTCAGAAACTATCCTTGTTGGGATACCATGCAACCGAACTATCTCTTGCAAATACAACTCAGCATACCGAGTCATTGAAAAGGTGGTGCGAATTGGCAGAAAGTGAGCTGACTTGGTGAGGCGGTCCACAATGACCCAAATGACATTCATCTTTCGCACGGTCTTGGGCAAGCCGACTATGAAATCCATAGCAATGTCCTCCCATTTCCAAACTGGAATTGACAAAGGACATAGCAGCCCCGCAGGTCTTTGGTGCTCGATCTTCACTTGCTGGCATGTCAAGCACTCACTTACAAATTTCATGATGTCGGTCTTCATTCCTGGCCACCAATATAAAGTCTGCAGGTCCTTGAACATTTTGGTGCTTCCTGGATGTATAGAGTAGGGTGTTGAATGCGCCTCAGCCATAACTTCTTGCCTCAGCCATTTTTATTAACACATGTctatgacaagcaggtgaccaacctttgtattattatattattatacttaagtGATGACAAACCATTTTTATTAACCCATGCCTATGACAAGCAGATAACCAACCATTTTTATTAGCCCATGCCTATGACAAGTAGATGACCAGCCATTTTTATTAACCCATGCctatgacaagcaggtgaccagcctttgtattattatattattatacttaaatgaTGACAAGCCATTTTTATTAGCCCATGCTTATGACAAACAGATGACCAGCCATTTTTATTAGCCCATGCCTaagacaagcaggtgaccagtcATCTTTTGTTAGCCCATGACTAAAACAAGCAAGTGACCAgccctttttattattatattagtaaacCCAACAtgtgacaagcaggtgaccagttTTCTTTTAGTACTATATATAGGACACCCCTTCCTTCATTATATTCTTTTCCACAATCTCTCTACTAAGAAAACCAGAGGCACACTTTTAGAAGCAAGACCATAGCACCTTGAGCAGCACCTTGAGCAGGATCATAACATAGCAACAATGTCATCTTATAAGGCAAGTTCTTTTCTCAACTcatctttagaaacccacacttgtttatataatcTGTATTTGCAAAGTATATACTGTTTTCAAAAGCATGATCTGTTTCAAAGGTAAGTTCTGTTTTTCCAAAAGTATAATACGTTTTTGTGGACAATGAGTTATGAACTGGATGGATCTGGGCAGAAGGCTAGCCAGGTTGAGCTCTGGTAGTCTGAAGCCAAAATATGTGCTGGGGTTCTATTGGGACTGGACTTCTGGGACGAGCTCTAGAAGATCCTACCCACACAGACAAGTGTCTATTCAAGTTGTGGACTTTAGGGATAGACTCCGAAGAGTGCCCTTCCAACTATGTGCTCAACAGGATTTCTAACtttcaggatcagctctgaaaTGTAAAGGGCCAGTATGTGCTCAAGGATGTTTCTGTTCTAACCATTTTATAAACAGTTTTACAAAGGCAACACCTTAATATCAGTCAGCTTTTACTTGACTTTTTATATACTCTTCAAAATATGTTTGCtgggtctttagactcactatatacttgtgtggtgtaggtacacaacCAAATCATTCTGTTGATCCATGAAGGGAGGCATAACATAAACAGTACAATTTTTTAACGAATTAAGTTTTAGATGAACGTATGATATttctaacaatataagtttaacattttaactaactaatatatatatatagatatagtgaataatattgtttgagAGATAGTGTGATGGTAATATATATGAgtgtaaattttaattaattatatgtgtttgaggGGATAGTGTGATGGTTGTATATATGAATCCGTGCAAATTTGAAGTAATTATAAAGGAATGATAAGGGTAGAGAATGACGTGTCATTACATCACTGgttgaaaaatgataaagggtGAGGAGAAGAGATgcaatttgttattttttcagcaAATTAGATTGTGCGCCACTCATTCCCTCTCAAATTTCATCTCTCAGATTTTCTCTCcaaatcatttttcttaataatatatgtttgaGGGGatgtgtatatataaaaaaaaaatgggataacaaattaagtatgtagcttataaacacacttaatcatttaatcacACATAATTTGTCACGTGACAAGGCTCGAACTCAGAATCTTACGGTGAGTGTCCACCTCTTATTACTTCTAAACAAGAAGAGgggatatgtatatatatatttttaacctaattaataataaaattttgattttttttataaaatttacaactgaaattttgttttttattattgagctaaagtatttttttagtataaaaaatattatttattttttcttgtcaaatataaaagagagacaaataataaaaaaaattaatttatttttatttaaatatattataaattactttttaaataggttgttatatatataccatatataatttgtttggttaatttcaatatatttgtGAGAGAATGAATACTTAAGTCGATTAGTGAGTTGAACCGTTTAAaaatttgaaacggttaaaaatataattaaaaaaattatatgtatgtttcgaacttgtaacataaCATTCATAAAACAAGTCAACTCTTTAATTAAGCGTGATTAATATATAGTCTGTCAATGAATAAGAGATCGGTAACATTATGATTAGTGGTTGGTTACTAAACGATAAAAATGTCGGTAACAAATGATCTTaaagtcacaagattagagaTCGATTGAAATTGATGTTTAGTTtttcgaaaaataaaaaaacaaaggtaaatgtgatttttattggctaatgtatttaaaaataataaaaaacatacttTATGGACGCATGGATCGCGTGGCCAATAAATATAGTATTCTCTGTATCCCTATAAATACAGTGTTGTATGAGGTTACTTGTTTGAAGATAAATAAGTTGCATTTTGAGAGAGATGGAAGGTGGTAAAATCCAAATCCCTGCCATTGTTATGAAGCTAAACGAAGATGCAGAAGAAAGGAAGACTTTAGCACGGAAGATGCGGGAGGCATGTGAGAGTTATGGATGCTTCCTTATTGATTGCGACATGATTTCCGAGGAAGAACAGCACCGATTCTTCTCCTCCTCCGAGGAATTCTTCGCCCTCCCCGACGATACCAAGAAACAATACGGCAGGAAACCTAAGATCTGGCATGGAGGTTACCTTGGAATTAATCCTTATTCTAGACAGGAGAGCTTCAGCGTCTATGGCCTCCCCGACGACGAGATTCGATCTCTCGCTGGTCATATGTGGCCGGATGGCAATCCATCTTTCTGGTGGGTGATTGATTCCTTACCCTTATTTATCTCAATTTAATTAGATGTTCTGATCAATACTTGTTTGGAATGAAAATTGACAGTGAGGTGAATCAGTCGATGAAGATGAAATTAATGGATGTACTTCTCTCTGTTATGAAACTCACTTTCGAAGATCTAGGGATATCAGATTACTACAATAAGCATGCGGAGAATGTTACATGCTTAATGAGAGGTCTCAAATACAAGCTTCTTCCCAAGAACAACGACGAGAAACCGACTCATGGTCTTATGCCGCACGTCGACCATTCCATCTTGAGCATTCTATACGACAATGGTATCCAAGGGCTTGAGATTTTCTCCGATGATGATGAGTGGGTTCCGGTGATGATCCCAAAAGGCTCCCTTCTTGTGATTGTTGGTGATGCTTTTGAGGTTTGGAGCAATGGTAAGTTCCGGGCGGTGAAGCATCGGGTGACGATGCATACCGGCGATAAGGAGAAGTATACGTGTGCGTTGTTCATGTTGCCTAAGGATGGGGTGCTGATGGAGGTGCCGCCGGAGTTGGTTGCGGAAGGGGATTCTCCTCTGTTCCGATCATTTGTATTTTCTGATTACCTAGAGAAGCATATTGTGGATCCTAATTTTGAAGCCTTAAAGGTCTTTGCAGGTGTCAATGGAGGAGTGATCTAGGATCAATATATTGTGTCTTGTTATTTTCTCTGTTTGTTTTATTTGGGATTTGTAATGTGTGTGTTTTTTTACAAGGAATAAGGAGTTTTTATAAGTGTGATGTTTGTAAAAGTTGGGACGATGAATAAGAGCGGAGTTAGGATTTGAAATCTTGTAGACTTTGGTTCCATTTTCGATTGAGGAGCATTCCAACCTAATTTTTGATTGAGAAATGGTACGTACAACctttgagaaaaatatatttttttcttaccaAATTAGGTTGGTGctgtatatataatttcttttttcgaTTTTAACTTTGAATTATGAGTTGACACTAGCTCTAGCTCCAGCTCCGCGCCCCATATCCCCTCTAGGCGCTTGATTCTCCTAGCAACCCaactatatttaaatttgttatatatatcatataattagagtatattataaaatattattttatttaaataaatatttcaataaagtattttaccaaaaaataatatttcaatatattttttttataaagatctgtttgaattttattttatttttaaataatattttaattcttttttttattacctCTTGAGTATCACCGGCCACTTATGtacttttttttgggaaatttgatgaaatggccctcgTATGAGGtgtaattccaaaaaaggcccacGGTTaataaagttggcaaaaagggcctttTTGTCCTGTgaaaagtctgtaatacccTCGCGCGCCTgttttaccgctcaattacgagaaatgtatttctcgtaTTTgactcaattacgagaaatgtatttctcgcatttggtatttctcgcatttggctcaattacgagaaatgtatttctcgcatttggtatttctcgcatttgataaatattatccGGCCACGAATCCTAAATTTAGGGTTCTCATATAAATActctaaaaccctaatttcataTTGTACTTGTATTCTGAAGCTGCCAAAATGTCGAAGTAAGGTTAGTTTTTTCATCTTCTATACAATTCTCTGTTAACTacatgcttgatacttgatagtAATTCAATGTTGAAAAACAACACGTTTCAGGTCGCGGAGGATCGGCGGAAAACAAGTTCCGCATGTCACTAGGTCTTCCTGTGGTGGCTACGGTCAACTGTGCCGACAATACCGGCGCGAAGAATCTCTACATCATATCAGTGAAGGGGATCAAGGGTCGTTTGAATCGATTGTCGTCTGCTTGTGTGGGAGATATGGTTATGGCGACGGTAAAGAAAGGGAAACCTGATTTGAGAAAGAAGGTCATGCCTACTGTCATTGTTAGACAACGCAAGCCCTGGCGCCGAAAGGATGGAGTGTTCATGTATTTTGAAAGTGATTTAGTATattctgattttgttttgtgttataaCTTGTTACTTGTTTAACCAATTTTTTGTTATTCGTTACTAGAATAGTTAGACAAGAACCCACTCTTTTCACGATCTGATTGATACATTCCCTTATTTGTTATGCTGAGGATTTagaaata includes:
- the LOC124942497 gene encoding probable 2-oxoglutarate-dependent dioxygenase AOP1, whose amino-acid sequence is MEGGKIQIPAIVMKLNEDAEERKTLARKMREACESYGCFLIDCDMISEEEQHRFFSSSEEFFALPDDTKKQYGRKPKIWHGGYLGINPYSRQESFSVYGLPDDEIRSLAGHMWPDGNPSFCEVNQSMKMKLMDVLLSVMKLTFEDLGISDYYNKHAENVTCLMRGLKYKLLPKNNDEKPTHGLMPHVDHSILSILYDNGIQGLEIFSDDDEWVPVMIPKGSLLVIVGDAFEVWSNGKFRAVKHRVTMHTGDKEKYTCALFMLPKDGVLMEVPPELVAEGDSPLFRSFVFSDYLEKHIVDPNFEALKVFAGVNGGVI